From one Oncorhynchus clarkii lewisi isolate Uvic-CL-2024 chromosome 6, UVic_Ocla_1.0, whole genome shotgun sequence genomic stretch:
- the LOC139411147 gene encoding prostaglandin E2 receptor EP4 subtype-like → MSNNTVTGRTMVPTIPSIMFIFGVVGNVIAIVVLCKSRKEQKETTFYTLVCGLAVTDLLGTLLASPVTIATYVKGSWPGGDPLCQYFGFILLFFSLAGLSIICAMSVERYLAINHAYFYNDYVDQRLAGLTLLAIYISNALFCAMPSMGLGQVKKQYPQTWCFIEWRSNVSTDATFSYIYAGSSSILILATVICNVLVCGALIRMHRQFVRRMSLGTDPGRNTDPRRRRNFGNLAGAEIQMVIVLICTSAVVLICSIPLVVQVFLNQLYKTPVELRLEKNPDLRAIRFASFNPILDPWIYILLRKAMLLKLIEQIKCLFCQIGAQRQQRQNCHQCPSIISSRESPSLVSRELREVSSTSQTVLYLHEGSETYTGSCHHTGEQFGFRTSSVQNPRSSYSSGQSNTEDGSRETTHLTRDLSGVAGKTTQSCVKDQALHVSLSNETVQEKCI, encoded by the exons ATGAGTAACAATACTGTGACCGGGAGGACCATGGTCCCGACTATACCTTCCATCATGTTTATTTTCGGAGTGGTGGGAAATGTAATCGCCATCGTGGTGCTCTGCAAGTCCAGGAAAGAGCAGAAGGAGACCACGTTCTACACGCTGGTTTGCGGTCTGGCGGTTACGGACCTTTTGGGGACCCTCCTGGCCAGTCCAGTCACCATCGCCACTTATGTGAAAGGATCTTGGCCAGGCGGGGACCCACTCTGCCAGTATTTCGgattcatcctcctcttcttctctttagcGGGGCTCAGCATCATATGCGCAATGTCCGTAGAGAGATACTTGGCGATAAACCATGCGTATTTCTACAACGACTATGTGGATCAGAGACTGGCGGGGTTGACTCTTCTGGCTATCTACATCTCCAATGCGCTTTTCTGCGCTATGCCTAGTATGGGTCTGGGACAAGTCAAAAAGCAGTACCCACAAACCTGGTGCTTCATAGAGTGGCGGAGCAACGTGAGTACTGATGCCACATTTTCTTACATCTACGCGGGATCAAGTTCGATTCTAATTCTGGCCACGGTGATCTGTAACGTTCTGGTGTGCGGGGCTTTGATCCGGATGCACCGGCAGTTCGTTCGGAGGATGTCGTTGGGGACAGACCCAGGGCGAAACACAGACCCAAGAAGGAGACGCAACTTCGGGAATCTGGCCGGCGCGGAGATCCAGATGGTGATTGTACTCATATGCACCTCAGCGGTGGTGCTCATATGCTCCATTCCACTAGTT GTGCAGGTGTTTCTGAACCAGCTGTATAAGACTCCGGTGGAGCTGAGACTGGAAAAGAACCCAGATCTGCGGGCGATCCGCTTCGCTTCCTTCAACCCCATCCTGGACCCCTGGATCTACATCCTCCTCCGCAAGGCCATGCTCCTCAAGCTCATTGAGCAGATCAAATGTCTGTTCTGTCAGATAGGAGCACAGCGGCAGCAGAGACAGAACTGCCACCAGTGCCCCTCCATCATCTCCTCTCGAGAGTCACCCTCACTGGTATCCCGCGAGCTGAGGGAGGTGTCCAGCACCTCTCAGACGGTTCTCTACCTGCACGAAGGAAGTGAGACGTACACAGGAAGCTGTCATCACACAGGAGAGCAGTTTGGGTTCCGCACTTCCTCTGTCCAAAACCCCCGAAGTTCTTATTCATCAGGGCAGAGCAATACAGAGGACGGGAGCAGAGAAACGACACATCTAACCAGGGACCTTTCTGGTGTGGCAGGAAAGACCACTCAGTCATGTGTGAAAGACCAGGCTCTTCATGTGTCGCTAAGCAATGAGACAGTACAGGAGAAATGCATATAA
- the LOC139411148 gene encoding small ribosomal subunit protein mS27-like, whose protein sequence is MAAYTLKRCLGAVKVIHKCGNHRFIARRCLLSTPYTDTKLWDAREKDHQNLALLASLMDRTYDRNFPVSSLSISRFIDNISSREEVDQAEYYLYKFRHSPNCWYLRDWTVHSWVRQCLRYGARDKALHTLKNKVQYGMFPDDFTFNILIDSFIKDEDFKGACSVVEEVMLQESFDLPTTQILSLYALSNYLATKPELSMSEERALGASLLISGLKQDGSIGLSAQLLGCALLGKVEMGAGIHAVFRGMPLMWTPGYLGRALAVMERVAAAPGDGKLSKDAVDYLEGLLQDLSSASDSSSGEDDESGGEEGKKEEEVDEDDQAERDKLPLYASRFKVLSGQLQSRGKVDPSPLQVLVSSLVQQSLASAEGPDMEQYQRKVGEWEAERQQLIRREKEMRERAEEERRAHQAAKAAAKQG, encoded by the exons ATGGCAGCCTACACTTTGAAGCGTTGTTTAGGAGCTGTCAAAGTTATCCATAAATGTGGAAATCACCGTTTTATAG CTAGAAGATGTCTACTTTCCACACCATACACAGACACCAAATTATGGGACGCAAGAGAGAAAGATCATCAAAATCTGG CGTTGTTGGCCTCCTTGATGGATAGGACGTATGACCGAAACTTCCCTGTCAGCTCCCTGTCAATATCACGT TTTATTGACAACATATCGTCAAGAGAAGAGGTTGATCAAGCAGAGTACTATCTGTATAA aTTTCGCCACAGCCCGAACTGTTGGTACCTCAGAGACTGGACTGTCCACAGCTGGGTCAGACAGTGTCTCAGATACGGGGCCAGAGACAAGGCCCTGCACACACTCAAGAACAAG GTGCAATATGGAATGTTCCCAGATGATTTCACGTTCAACATTCTGATAGATTCCTTCATAAAAGATGAAGACTTCAAAG GTGCCTGTTCTGTCGTGGAAGAGGTGATGCTTCAGGAGTCTTTTGATCTGCCCACAACACAGATCCTGTCCCTGTATGCACTTAGCAATTACCTTGCAACCAAACCAGAGCTCAGC ATGTCAGAGGAGAGGGCTCTGGGAGCATCGCTGCTGATATCTGGTCTGAAGCAGGATGGCTCTATAGGCCTCAGCGCTCAACTGCTGGGCTGTGCTTTACTAG gtaAGGTGGAGATGGGGGCAGGGATCCATGCTGTGTTCAGGGGCATGCCTCTGATGTGGACCCCAGGGTATCTGGGCCGGGCCCTGGCCGTCATGGAGAGAGTAGCTGCCGCTCCTGGAGATGGCAAACTATCAAAGGATGCT GTGGATTACCTGGAGGGTCTGTTGCAGGACCTGTCCTCTGCCTCAGACTCCTCCTCTGGAGAGGATGAtgagtcaggaggagaggaggggaagaaagaggaggaggtggatgaggacgaccaggcagagagagataagCTACCCCTCTATGCCAGCAGGTTTAAG GTTCTGAGTGGGCAGCTCCAGTCCAGGGGAAAGGTGGACCCTAGTCCCCTGCAGGTGCTGGTCTCCAGCCTGGTCCAGCAGAGCCTAGCCTCAGCAGAGGGCCCTGACATGGAGCAGTACCAGAGAAAGGTGGGGGAgtgggaggcagagaggcagcaGCTCAtcagaagggagaaagagatgagggagagggctgaggaggagagacggGCCCATCAGGCAGCCAAGGCAGCTGCAAAGCAGGGCTGA